The nucleotide window AGGCACATCAACTTCCATCACTTTTGCCTTCACTATATCGCCAGCTTTCACTGCTTCGCGCGGGTCTTTAATAAAGGTATGGGATAGTGCAGAGATGTGTACCAAACCATCCTGATGCACACCAATATCCACGAAGGCACCAAAGTTGGTGACGTTGGTTACAGTACCTTCAAGTACCATACCGGGAACCAAATCGGTAATTTCGTTAACACCATCCTGGAAGGTTGCGGTTTTAAATTCAGGGCGCGGGTCGCGGCCAGGTTTATCCAATTCTTTAATGATGTCGGTCACTGTAGGCACACCAAATTTTTCATCGGTGTAATCAGCCGCTTTTAAACCACGCAAGAAAGCGGAGTCGCCAATTAATCCTTTTATTTCACGGGTGTGTTTCTCGGCGATTTTTTCAACAATCGAATAAGCTTCGGGGTGTACGCCTGACGCATCCAATGGATTACTGCCACCGGCAACGCGTAGAAAGCCCGCCGCCTGTTCAAAAGTTTTTTCGCCAAAGCGTGGGACTTTCTTTAATGCCGCACGTGATGCAAATGCACCGTTTTGATTGCGGAATTCAACAATATTATTGGCGAGCGTAGTGTTCAAACCCGATACGCGTGCAAGCAATGCTGCCGAGGCGGTATTTACTTCTACCCCAACGGCGTTTACGCAATCCTCAACCACGGCATCCAGCGAGCGAGCTAATTGCGATTGTGATACGTCATGTTGGTATTGACCCACACCAATTGATTTAGGATCAATTTTTACCAATTCTGCGAGCGGATCTTGCAAGCGACGCGCAATCGAAATTGCACCTCTAATGGTCACATCCAAATCCGGAAATTCTTTTGCTGCAAATTCTGATGCCGAATAAACCGATGCGCCGGCCTCACTCACAATCACTGTACTCGCCGTAATATCTTTGTGAGCTTTCAAAACATCCTTCGCAAATTTTTCGGTCTCGCGTGAGGCGGTGCCGTTACCAATGGCAATCAAACCAACGTTATATTTTTTGCAGAGATGAACCAAAATAGCTTCGGATTCTGCAATTTTGTTAAGCGGTGGTGTTGGGTACATTACGGTGTGATCGAGCACTTTGCCGGTTGCATCTACCACCGCGACTTTTACGCCGGTACGCATACCAGGGTCCAACCCGATAGTCGCTTTTTGCCCGGCGGGCGCAGCGAGCAATAAATCTTTTAAGTTGGATGCAAATACTTTAATGGCGCCGTCTTCGGCTTTTTCGCGCAATTCGCTTAACAAATCTGTTTCGAGATGGGTTAATAATTTAACGCGCCATGTCCAGCGTACAACTTCTGCTAACCATGCATCAGCTGCTCGGCCTTTATCCTGAACTTGCCAATGTTCGGCAATCATGGTTTCGCAGGGGTGGCCGATTCGTACTGTTTCATCACCCACTTTAATAGCTAAGGTAAGTGCGCCTTCATTGCGGCCACGGAACATAGCTAAAGCGCGATGTGACGGAACGGATTTGAGCGGTTCATCGTGCTCAAAATAATCGCGGAATTTTTGTACTTCCTGGGAGTTGTCAGTTTCTTTGCCAGCCACAACGCGCGCACTCAAGGTACCTTCCTGGGTTAGGAAATTACGTAATCGCCCAAGCAGCTCTGCGTCTTCGCTGAACTTTTCCATAAGAATATATTTAGCACCATCGAGTGCCGCTTTGGTATCGTCGATTTTGTGCTCGGCATTCAAGTATTTTGCAGCTTCAACTTCTGGGTTAAGTGTTGGATCTGCCATGAGTGCTTCTGCCAAAGGCTCCAAGCCTGCTTCTTTGGCAATTTGGCCTTTGGTGCGGCGTTTGGGTTTGTAGGGCAGGTATAAATCTTCCAGGCGATTTTTGGTGTCTGCCAAATTAATATCGCGCTCCAGCTCAGGAGTAAGTTTTTCCTGCTCGATAATAGATTTTAAAATGCTCGCACGGCGCTCTTCCAGCTCGCGCAGATAACGCAGGCGTTCCTCTAATGTACGCATTTGCCCATCGTCCAATCCACCGGTAACTTCTTTACGGTAGCGGGAAATAAAGGGTACGGTTGCACCTTCATCCAAAAGCGCGACGGCAGCGCTAACTTGTTGTTCCTGAACGGTTAATTCGTCGGCGATGCGTTTGAAAATACTAGGTAGGCTAGCGATGCTGGTCATAAAGCGAACTCGTATTGCGGTAGGGATATTGAGGGGAGCCATTATCCCTAAATTGCTGTGGGCTGCCAGTCTTGCTTTTGCATTTTTTCTGAGGTTGAGTTTTTTATAAAAAGTGAATCCAAATTAGCCGGAGCTGTGTCTTAGTAGTAACTCATTCAATTCCATCACTGTGTGTAAGGGTACCCCTATGAAGATATTACGATTTTCACCTTTTTCGATTTTAGCTTTCGCCGTGCTGTTGTTTTCCGTTGAAGCTGCTGTTGCCGATGAAACCCTTGCTCGCTCTTACGATATAAAAAATGTCTCAGAGGTTGTGGTTGGGGGTGGTGGACGTATTCGCATTACCCAGGGCGATACCGAGACCTTGCGAGTGGAAGCGGAGGCAGATGTGATTAATCGCGTCAGTGTGGATTTAAGTGGAAATAAACTTAGCCTGAATGTGAAAAGAAGCTCAGGAAAAGGCTTTAGCTTGTTTGATTTTTTCTCTCACCAAAATGATGAGGTGCTGTATATATTGCAACTGAAAAACCTCAGCTATCTCGGGTTATCTGGTGCATCGCGTGCGACCTTGAGTGACTGGGTGGGCAAGAATATGGCTGTTAATGTTAGCGGTGCGGGTGAAATTAATTTTGCCAATCTCAGCGTGGATGATTTGTTTGTTGAACTAACCGGCGCAAGCAATGCCCACACACAATCTCTTACTGCAAATAAAATTAAATTCGAACTCTCCGGCGCAGCCAACGCAAATATTAAGGCGCAAAGCCAAACTAAATTCCTGCAAGTTGGTGCGAGTGGTGCGAGTAACTTTCGCGGCAAATTGTTAACTGTCACCCAAGCCGATGTAGGCGCGAGCGGCGCATCAAACATCGAATTAAACGTGACAGAATTT belongs to Cellvibrio zantedeschiae and includes:
- a CDS encoding GIN domain-containing protein — protein: MKILRFSPFSILAFAVLLFSVEAAVADETLARSYDIKNVSEVVVGGGGRIRITQGDTETLRVEAEADVINRVSVDLSGNKLSLNVKRSSGKGFSLFDFFSHQNDEVLYILQLKNLSYLGLSGASRATLSDWVGKNMAVNVSGAGEINFANLSVDDLFVELTGASNAHTQSLTANKIKFELSGAANANIKAQSQTKFLQVGASGASNFRGKLLTVTQADVGASGASNIELNVTEFLKANASGASNVRYLGQPKLQSDSSGASHVSSIN
- a CDS encoding Tex family protein, which translates into the protein MTSIASLPSIFKRIADELTVQEQQVSAAVALLDEGATVPFISRYRKEVTGGLDDGQMRTLEERLRYLRELEERRASILKSIIEQEKLTPELERDINLADTKNRLEDLYLPYKPKRRTKGQIAKEAGLEPLAEALMADPTLNPEVEAAKYLNAEHKIDDTKAALDGAKYILMEKFSEDAELLGRLRNFLTQEGTLSARVVAGKETDNSQEVQKFRDYFEHDEPLKSVPSHRALAMFRGRNEGALTLAIKVGDETVRIGHPCETMIAEHWQVQDKGRAADAWLAEVVRWTWRVKLLTHLETDLLSELREKAEDGAIKVFASNLKDLLLAAPAGQKATIGLDPGMRTGVKVAVVDATGKVLDHTVMYPTPPLNKIAESEAILVHLCKKYNVGLIAIGNGTASRETEKFAKDVLKAHKDITASTVIVSEAGASVYSASEFAAKEFPDLDVTIRGAISIARRLQDPLAELVKIDPKSIGVGQYQHDVSQSQLARSLDAVVEDCVNAVGVEVNTASAALLARVSGLNTTLANNIVEFRNQNGAFASRAALKKVPRFGEKTFEQAAGFLRVAGGSNPLDASGVHPEAYSIVEKIAEKHTREIKGLIGDSAFLRGLKAADYTDEKFGVPTVTDIIKELDKPGRDPRPEFKTATFQDGVNEITDLVPGMVLEGTVTNVTNFGAFVDIGVHQDGLVHISALSHTFIKDPREAVKAGDIVKAKVMEVDVPRKRIALSLRLDDTPGEKVEGKKGGERPQSQNQQRNAQRNNPAPAAMGSMGALLQQAMKKK